A genomic region of Campylobacter corcagiensis contains the following coding sequences:
- a CDS encoding O-antigen ligase family protein, whose protein sequence is MNKKKLIILEKILLLGLIFYVPVDIINGFLIEKFNISISLFYKFSIVFLMMLLSFNKKIAQYFIIINILILLFLIHFLISENFLISVLGLDWMIKFMLIFISYLYFSSLNLKQFKRNSLIFIKYSFLFYVFNFTIGAFGFGYNTYSDNEGVKGFFYAMNEVAIGVLICGGILQMIFISSRYYLLFLFVSFLVIFIGVLSSTKVMFIGALIIFLSFLYIHVSNSINNKRINKKTFFLFITVLIILPILILFSFYYAYYLTNIFNRLQYFYNKLDILTFVFSNRNVYAKMALDLFLNDYNSIEILFGSGILWTYAFDGINMVEIDLIDFLMSYGLFGVFITYGFYIFIVLKNQFKKRIYYRYTNIIMILVLCISLTAGHVLNSGHAGIFLGLLMSFCNAKRRKNEDISSIKYVP, encoded by the coding sequence ATGAATAAAAAAAAATTAATAATTTTAGAAAAAATTTTATTGTTAGGTTTAATATTTTATGTGCCAGTAGATATTATAAATGGTTTTTTAATTGAGAAATTTAATATATCCATATCTTTATTTTATAAATTTAGTATTGTTTTTCTTATGATGTTATTAAGTTTTAATAAAAAAATTGCACAGTATTTTATTATAATAAACATATTAATATTATTATTTCTAATTCATTTTTTGATATCTGAAAATTTTTTAATATCAGTTTTAGGCTTAGATTGGATGATTAAATTTATGTTAATATTTATATCTTATTTGTATTTTTCAAGTTTAAATTTAAAGCAATTTAAAAGAAATTCTCTAATTTTTATTAAATATTCATTTTTATTTTATGTTTTTAATTTTACAATTGGTGCTTTTGGTTTCGGATATAATACATATAGTGATAATGAGGGTGTAAAAGGTTTTTTTTACGCCATGAATGAAGTTGCTATTGGAGTATTAATCTGTGGCGGAATATTGCAAATGATATTTATAAGTAGTCGATATTATTTATTGTTTTTATTTGTTTCATTTTTAGTAATTTTTATTGGAGTTTTATCGTCTACTAAGGTTATGTTTATAGGTGCTTTGATAATTTTTTTATCTTTTTTATATATACATGTATCCAATTCAATCAACAATAAAAGAATAAATAAAAAAACATTTTTTTTATTTATAACAGTGCTTATTATATTGCCAATTTTAATTTTATTTTCATTTTATTATGCATATTATTTAACAAATATTTTTAATAGATTACAGTACTTTTATAACAAATTAGATATTTTAACTTTTGTATTTAGCAATAGGAATGTATATGCTAAAATGGCACTAGATTTATTTTTAAACGATTATAATAGCATAGAAATTTTATTTGGAAGTGGTATATTATGGACTTATGCTTTTGATGGTATTAATATGGTAGAAATAGATTTAATAGATTTTTTAATGTCATATGGTTTATTTGGTGTATTTATTACATATGGATTTTATATTTTTATAGTACTAAAAAATCAGTTTAAAAAAAGAATTTATTATAGATATACTAATATTATTATGATATTGGTATTATGTATCAGCTTAACCGCTGGACATGTTTTAAATTCTGGTCACGCTGGAATTTTTTTAGGTCTTTTAATGTCATTCTGTAATGCAAAAAGGAGGAAAAATGAGGATATTAGTTCTATCAAATATGTACCCTAG
- a CDS encoding glycosyltransferase family 4 protein produces MQKGGKMRILVLSNMYPSKRYPNYGVFVKNFVEKLLDENININIVCIKGRENIKIKKICKYFIFIFKSIFCILRNNYDVIYIHYAEHSVFPLALIKVFYKIKKPIIINAHGDDVLSNSRVSKMVYSTIQSASLIVVPSKYFYNIVLKKYSNPNIFISPSGGINLKIFNSKNSNLISNDNIIKLGYVSRIDHGKGWDVLLKAIHVLVTKYNMINIKLTVIGCGNEEKDFLNMIDNLKINKYVYFLGVKKQNDLPEHYRNMDIFVFPSYRAGESLGLAGLEAMACGVPVIGSKIGGIETYLIDNYNGFLFEPGDYNDLALKIVKFIKLDNIQKKILIKNSINTSKMYDNEIVNKKLIHKIKNTCENFYG; encoded by the coding sequence ATGCAAAAAGGAGGAAAAATGAGGATATTAGTTCTATCAAATATGTACCCTAGCAAAAGATATCCAAACTATGGTGTATTTGTAAAGAATTTTGTGGAAAAATTATTGGATGAAAATATAAATATTAATATAGTTTGTATAAAAGGTAGAGAAAATATTAAAATAAAAAAAATATGCAAATATTTTATTTTTATTTTTAAGTCTATATTTTGTATATTGAGAAATAATTATGATGTAATATATATACACTATGCGGAGCATTCAGTATTTCCTTTAGCTTTAATTAAAGTATTTTATAAAATAAAAAAACCAATTATTATAAATGCACATGGCGACGATGTTCTTAGTAATTCTAGAGTATCAAAAATGGTGTATTCTACTATACAAAGTGCTAGCTTAATAGTTGTCCCATCTAAATATTTTTATAATATAGTGTTAAAAAAATACTCTAACCCAAATATTTTTATTTCTCCATCTGGTGGAATAAATTTAAAAATTTTTAATTCTAAAAATAGCAATTTAATATCTAATGATAATATAATAAAATTAGGGTATGTTTCAAGAATAGACCATGGCAAGGGCTGGGACGTGCTTTTAAAGGCAATACATGTTTTAGTTACAAAATATAATATGATAAATATTAAATTAACTGTTATAGGCTGTGGAAATGAAGAAAAAGATTTTTTAAATATGATTGATAATTTAAAAATAAATAAATATGTATATTTTTTAGGTGTAAAAAAACAAAATGATTTACCTGAGCACTATAGAAATATGGATATTTTTGTTTTTCCATCATATAGAGCAGGTGAAAGCTTGGGTTTGGCTGGATTAGAAGCTATGGCTTGTGGTGTTCCAGTAATAGGTTCTAAGATTGGAGGGATAGAAACTTATTTAATTGATAATTACAATGGTTTTTTATTTGAGCCCGGAGATTATAATGATTTAGCTTTAAAAATTGTAAAATTTATAAAATTAGATAATATACAAAAAAAAATATTAATTAAAAATTCAATAAATACTTCTAAAATGTATGATAATGAAATAGTTAATAAAAAACTAATTCATAAAATAAAAAATACATGCGAGAATTTCTATGGATAG
- a CDS encoding acyltransferase — translation MDRLKLILYYIIIFNLPSSKFGKIFNTIRIWYISFVLKISNYDKNNKFENKVYISNAKNLSIGKHCHINERVFIQGAVIGNYVMIAPNVAILNSTHKHDMIDKPMIMQGDIKDLNPIIEDDVWIGRNAIILPGVKIGKGSIVGAGAVVTKDVKKYTIVGGVPAKVLKIRTNNEK, via the coding sequence ATGGATAGACTAAAATTAATTTTATACTATATTATAATATTTAATTTGCCAAGTTCTAAATTCGGAAAGATATTTAATACTATTAGAATTTGGTATATTTCTTTTGTTCTAAAAATATCTAATTATGATAAAAATAATAAATTTGAAAATAAGGTCTATATTAGTAATGCTAAAAATTTATCTATTGGAAAACATTGCCACATCAATGAAAGAGTTTTTATACAAGGAGCTGTCATTGGAAATTATGTAATGATTGCTCCTAATGTTGCTATTTTAAATTCAACACACAAACATGATATGATAGATAAACCAATGATAATGCAAGGAGATATTAAAGATTTGAATCCAATTATAGAAGATGATGTTTGGATAGGGAGAAATGCAATTATTTTGCCGGGTGTAAAAATTGGAAAAGGTAGTATAGTTGGTGCAGGTGCAGTTGTAACTAAAGATGTGAAAAAATACACTATAGTTGGCGGTGTTCCGGCTAAGGTTTTAAAAATAAGGACAAATAATGAAAAATAA
- a CDS encoding WecB/TagA/CpsF family glycosyltransferase encodes MKNNKKVTLFGIDIYSFTMSEMVKIIDDSIKNNKKLYQEDINAAKVVFYHKNKFIKKSIDMSDYRCADGQSIVFASKIFGKTLPERIAGIDLMQNLIALSDNKKYKIFLLGSKETIIKTLVKKIRNKYGEDIIVGYRNGYFNKDEEQNIINKINSSGADMLFIGIGSPYKEEFISRNLNEINVPFIMGVGGSFDVLSGHIKRAPLWMQKYGLEWFYRFLKEPKRMFRKAFIINLKFIYMVFEEKLKIKKR; translated from the coding sequence ATGAAAAATAATAAAAAGGTTACTTTATTCGGTATAGATATATATAGTTTTACAATGTCGGAAATGGTAAAGATTATAGATGATTCCATAAAAAACAATAAAAAACTATATCAGGAAGATATTAATGCTGCAAAAGTCGTATTTTATCATAAAAACAAATTTATCAAAAAATCTATTGATATGTCTGATTATAGATGTGCTGATGGCCAATCTATAGTTTTTGCTAGTAAGATATTTGGTAAAACATTACCAGAAAGAATTGCTGGTATTGATTTAATGCAAAATTTAATAGCTTTATCTGATAATAAAAAATATAAAATATTTCTTTTAGGCTCAAAAGAAACAATTATTAAGACCTTAGTCAAAAAAATTAGAAATAAATATGGTGAAGATATTATTGTTGGCTATAGAAATGGATATTTTAATAAAGATGAGGAGCAAAACATAATTAATAAAATAAATTCAAGTGGGGCAGATATGCTTTTTATAGGAATTGGAAGCCCATATAAGGAAGAATTTATTTCTAGAAATTTAAATGAAATAAATGTGCCATTTATTATGGGGGTTGGTGGCAGTTTTGATGTCCTTTCTGGACATATTAAGAGAGCACCACTTTGGATGCAGAAGTATGGACTAGAATGGTTTTACAGATTTTTAAAAGAACCAAAAAGAATGTTTAGAAAGGCTTTTATAATTAATCTAAAATTTATTTATATGGTATTTGAGGAAAAATTAAAAATAAAAAAAAGATAG
- a CDS encoding sugar transferase: MIILGNKYKFNEIELKKLNRKFKNLKFLEYNNQNSVLTRKNIKDILKKDYHKYIVLNTHMNLDPKMVRFLTLLQFKYKKKYLKVLSIQKFLEKELCKIYIPDELNNLNFLSEIKPYNKFELFIKRSIDIVGALILWVINLAIKPYIKKKIKEQSPGKLYFIQKRVGLNTKEFGCCKFRTMHENSYFEKYTKKDDDRVFAFGKFMRKTRLDELPQCINVLKGDMHLVGPRAEWNILVKEYEKEIPYYNERHLVRPGITGWAQVNYPYGENLYDTKQKLMYDLYYIKHWSLWLEIKIVFKTLFIVINKEGI; encoded by the coding sequence TTGATAATTCTTGGAAATAAGTATAAATTTAACGAGATTGAGCTTAAAAAATTAAATCGCAAATTTAAAAATTTGAAATTTTTAGAATATAATAATCAAAATAGTGTTTTAACTAGAAAGAATATAAAAGATATTTTAAAAAAAGATTATCATAAGTATATAGTTTTAAATACTCATATGAATTTGGACCCAAAAATGGTGAGATTTTTGACGCTTTTACAGTTTAAATACAAAAAGAAGTATTTAAAAGTGCTTTCAATTCAAAAATTCTTAGAAAAAGAACTTTGTAAAATTTACATACCAGATGAGCTTAATAATCTTAATTTTTTAAGTGAGATAAAGCCATATAATAAATTTGAACTATTTATAAAAAGATCTATTGATATCGTAGGAGCTTTGATTTTGTGGGTTATAAATTTAGCCATAAAGCCATATATAAAGAAAAAGATTAAAGAGCAAAGTCCTGGAAAGCTTTATTTTATACAAAAAAGAGTTGGGTTAAATACGAAAGAATTTGGATGTTGCAAATTTAGAACTATGCATGAAAATTCATACTTTGAGAAATATACAAAAAAAGATGATGATAGAGTTTTTGCTTTTGGTAAATTTATGAGAAAAACAAGACTTGATGAGCTTCCGCAGTGTATAAATGTTTTGAAAGGCGATATGCACCTAGTAGGACCTAGGGCTGAATGGAATATATTAGTTAAAGAATATGAAAAAGAAATTCCGTATTATAACGAACGCCATTTGGTTCGCCCAGGAATTACTGGCTGGGCACAGGTAAATTACCCGTACGGCGAAAATTTATACGATACAAAACAAAAATTAATGTATGATTTATACTACATAAAACACTGGTCACTTTGGCTTGAGATAAAAATAGTTTTCAAAACTTTATTTATAGTAATAAATAAAGAGGGTATTTAA
- the tsaE gene encoding tRNA (adenosine(37)-N6)-threonylcarbamoyltransferase complex ATPase subunit type 1 TsaE: protein MSKSCDILALSELKTLVDKLPKDGIVILRGDLSSGKTTLVKAIVKSHGISDIVTSPTFSIMHKYGEIYHYDIYNSGFDGLIKNGLFENLFEDGLHLVEWGDEKLEEMLKKYELPYYVVEIENLGDKRKYSVSNFNI, encoded by the coding sequence ATGTCAAAGAGTTGTGATATACTAGCTCTTAGTGAGCTTAAAACTTTAGTAGATAAGCTTCCAAAAGATGGTATTGTGATTTTAAGAGGTGATCTTTCAAGTGGAAAAACCACACTTGTAAAAGCCATCGTAAAATCTCATGGTATTAGTGACATCGTGACTTCACCGACATTTTCTATCATGCACAAATATGGTGAAATTTATCACTATGATATATATAACTCAGGTTTTGATGGTCTTATAAAAAACGGACTTTTTGAAAATCTTTTTGAAGATGGGCTTCATTTGGTAGAGTGGGGCGATGAAAAGCTTGAAGAGATGCTTAAAAAATACGAACTTCCTTACTATGTGGTTGAGATAGAAAATTTAGGAGATAAAAGGAAGTATAGTGTGAGTAATTTTAATATATAA
- a CDS encoding S4 domain-containing protein: protein MRVDKFLNAVNITKRRAVSEDMCKSGVVSVNGVVAKPAKELKVGDKITISYLKGDKNYEVLDFPATKNTPKSDQAKYVKEL, encoded by the coding sequence ATGAGAGTAGATAAATTTTTAAATGCAGTAAACATAACAAAACGAAGAGCCGTAAGCGAAGATATGTGCAAAAGTGGAGTTGTAAGCGTAAATGGTGTCGTAGCAAAACCAGCAAAAGAGCTAAAAGTGGGCGATAAGATAACTATTAGCTATTTAAAAGGCGATAAAAACTATGAGGTTTTAGATTTTCCAGCTACTAAAAATACCCCAAAATCAGATCAGGCAAAGTATGTCAAAGAGTTGTGA
- a CDS encoding esterase-like activity of phytase family protein, which produces MKKTLLFSFVLATSLFASKEFDATLAGHAILSHDSFIAAPSDAPDMLKVNGKFAGDKRSDKLGTIEGVSNGRPTGVMYPFEGQPRQGHSGILSLGDNKFAIITDNGLGNKKNSKDSMLYYNFYDVDFKSGEVKPDRSVFLKDPNRVVDFLIVTEGTKERYLTGGDFDPESIQFVGDFVYIGEEFGPYVLKTDKDGNVVKVIETVVDGKVVKSPDNPALTLPGTPDGKMPEFQVKRSKGFEGMASSPDGSKLYPLLEGALYTADMKKENVDSKDYLRILELDTSKDEYTGKSWKYILEDNGNSIGDFNMIDEKYGLIIERDDTEGTMDKACKDGEDTKKCFDNPAKFKRIYKVKLGDDGIAKKIAYIDLMNIKDPNGVAKKPLVDGKFVFPFFTIENVDMVDDSHIVVGNDNNYPKSSSREPNQADDNELILLEVSEFLKAE; this is translated from the coding sequence ATGAAAAAAACACTACTTTTTTCTTTTGTTTTAGCTACTTCGCTTTTTGCTAGTAAAGAATTTGACGCTACTTTAGCAGGTCATGCTATACTTAGTCATGATAGTTTTATCGCTGCACCTAGTGATGCTCCAGATATGCTAAAGGTAAATGGTAAATTCGCAGGCGATAAAAGAAGCGATAAACTAGGAACAATAGAGGGTGTATCAAATGGAAGACCAACTGGAGTTATGTATCCATTTGAAGGTCAACCAAGACAGGGACATTCTGGTATTTTAAGCTTAGGAGATAATAAATTTGCTATCATCACAGATAATGGTCTAGGCAATAAGAAAAACTCAAAAGATAGTATGCTTTACTATAACTTTTATGATGTGGACTTTAAAAGCGGTGAAGTAAAACCTGATAGAAGTGTTTTTTTAAAGGATCCAAACCGCGTCGTTGATTTTTTAATCGTAACTGAAGGAACAAAAGAGAGATACCTTACAGGTGGTGATTTTGACCCTGAGAGTATACAGTTTGTAGGGGATTTTGTCTATATCGGCGAAGAATTTGGACCATATGTACTTAAGACTGACAAAGACGGCAATGTAGTAAAAGTAATAGAAACAGTAGTTGATGGTAAGGTTGTTAAATCTCCTGATAATCCAGCACTAACTCTACCTGGTACTCCTGATGGTAAAATGCCTGAATTTCAAGTAAAACGCTCAAAAGGCTTTGAAGGAATGGCATCAAGCCCAGATGGTAGCAAGCTATATCCACTACTGGAAGGTGCTTTATATACAGCAGATATGAAAAAAGAAAATGTTGACTCAAAAGATTATTTACGCATACTAGAGCTAGACACTTCAAAAGATGAGTACACAGGCAAAAGCTGGAAATATATCTTAGAAGATAATGGAAATTCTATTGGTGATTTTAACATGATAGATGAAAAATATGGCCTAATAATCGAGCGTGATGATACAGAAGGCACTATGGATAAAGCGTGCAAAGATGGCGAAGATACTAAAAAGTGCTTTGATAATCCAGCTAAATTCAAAAGAATTTATAAGGTAAAACTAGGTGATGATGGTATTGCTAAGAAGATAGCTTATATAGATTTGATGAATATCAAAGATCCAAACGGCGTTGCTAAAAAGCCACTTGTGGATGGTAAATTTGTATTTCCTTTCTTTACGATAGAAAATGTTGATATGGTTGATGATAGTCATATCGTAGTTGGAAATGACAACAACTATCCAAAATCAAGCAGCCGTGAGCCAAATCAAGCTGATGATAACGAACTAATACTTCTAGAAGTGTCTGAGTTTTTAAAGGCTGAGTAA
- a CDS encoding D-amino acid aminotransferase, which yields MINELTGITYVNGEFVEAKEAKISAYDRGFIFGDGVYEVVPFLNAKLVDNDDFWQRFQSSLAKVEIKCPFSRDEFESIAYKLIEKNGIKSGGLYIEITRGAAPRDFHFITGLTPTVVAFVYEKNILENPKATTGLEVITFEDIRWKRRDIKSVSLLGQCIAKEAVHKAGVDECIMYENGFVTEASSSSVFIIKDKVLITKPLSNEILPGIRRKNILKFAHEAGLKTEERNFTLDELFNADEVFISAATLMLLPVVKVDQKLISGGKVGEFAPKLRELYAKKIKKEAGLI from the coding sequence ATGATAAATGAACTAACTGGAATAACATATGTAAATGGTGAATTTGTAGAGGCAAAAGAGGCAAAAATAAGTGCTTATGATAGAGGATTTATCTTTGGCGATGGTGTTTATGAGGTTGTGCCTTTTTTAAATGCTAAGCTTGTTGATAATGATGATTTTTGGCAAAGATTTCAAAGCAGTTTGGCTAAGGTTGAGATAAAATGTCCATTTTCAAGAGATGAATTTGAAAGCATTGCTTATAAACTTATAGAAAAAAACGGTATAAAAAGTGGTGGACTTTATATAGAGATAACCCGCGGGGCAGCACCAAGGGATTTTCACTTTATAACAGGACTTACTCCAACAGTTGTGGCATTTGTGTATGAAAAAAATATCTTAGAAAATCCAAAAGCAACTACTGGCTTAGAAGTTATAACTTTTGAAGATATTAGATGGAAAAGACGAGATATTAAATCAGTTTCGCTTTTAGGACAGTGTATCGCTAAAGAAGCAGTTCATAAGGCAGGCGTTGATGAGTGTATAATGTATGAAAATGGTTTTGTAACTGAAGCCAGTAGCTCATCAGTTTTCATCATAAAAGATAAAGTTTTAATAACAAAACCGCTATCAAATGAGATACTTCCAGGAATTCGTAGAAAAAATATCCTTAAATTTGCTCACGAGGCAGGACTTAAAACAGAAGAGCGAAATTTCACACTTGATGAGCTATTTAATGCTGATGAGGTTTTTATAAGTGCTGCTACTTTGATGCTTCTTCCAGTTGTTAAGGTTGATCAAAAGCTTATATCTGGTGGAAAAGTAGGGGAGTTTGCACCAAAGCTTAGAGAACTTTATGCTAAGAAGATAAAAAAAGAAGCTGGTCTAATTTAA
- a CDS encoding DNA recombination protein RmuC, with translation MIVFLLFKQKESFDTQILSLHKFMMESLSRQENLTNDMSDTVIDRFFMMSKNINQSLMNAQTNSTNSLNSLEHKFSSIVDKMAELKSSNSSVTLLKDEIIRLNRVFSNPKLRGNFGEFELEKILRLSYGENSKFYELQKSYPSGVRVDAAIKIKNDLILPIDSKFPLTNYLKIFDDESCKRAFLKDIKKHINDISTRYITPPKTTEFAVMFLPSEAVFGAACDGEILEFAYQKGVFLASPTTLMALLYSVGVFLKDEQISKNATVIKKEIFELSNEFIKFKKHSRAALSYATKLREAISLIEESSQKLSDRFDTISKLS, from the coding sequence GTGATAGTGTTTTTGCTTTTTAAACAAAAAGAGAGCTTTGATACTCAAATTCTGTCTTTACATAAATTTATGATGGAGAGCCTATCTAGGCAAGAAAATCTTACAAATGATATGAGCGATACAGTTATAGATAGGTTTTTTATGATGAGTAAAAACATTAATCAATCTTTGATGAATGCTCAAACTAACAGCACTAACTCACTAAATTCTTTAGAGCATAAATTTAGCTCTATTGTTGATAAAATGGCTGAGTTAAAAAGCTCAAATTCTAGTGTAACCCTTCTTAAAGATGAGATAATAAGGCTAAATAGAGTTTTTTCTAACCCAAAACTTAGGGGAAATTTTGGTGAGTTTGAGTTAGAGAAAATTTTACGCTTAAGTTATGGAGAAAATTCTAAATTTTATGAACTTCAAAAGAGTTATCCAAGCGGTGTTAGGGTAGATGCGGCTATTAAAATAAAAAATGATTTAATCTTGCCAATTGACTCAAAATTTCCACTAACAAACTATCTTAAAATTTTTGATGATGAGAGCTGTAAAAGAGCATTTTTAAAAGATATAAAAAAACATATAAATGATATTTCAACTCGCTACATTACTCCACCAAAGACGACAGAATTTGCTGTTATGTTTTTGCCAAGTGAGGCAGTTTTTGGTGCTGCTTGCGATGGTGAAATTTTAGAATTTGCTTACCAAAAAGGAGTTTTTTTAGCCTCTCCAACGACTCTTATGGCACTTCTTTACTCGGTTGGAGTTTTTTTAAAAGATGAACAAATTAGTAAAAACGCTACTGTGATAAAAAAAGAGATTTTTGAACTATCGAATGAATTTATAAAATTTAAAAAGCACTCAAGAGCTGCTCTTAGTTACGCTACAAAGCTAAGAGAAGCTATAAGTTTAATAGAAGAAAGTAGCCAAAAACTATCTGATAGATTTGATACTATAAGTAAGCTTAGCTAG
- the rsmH gene encoding 16S rRNA (cytosine(1402)-N(4))-methyltransferase RsmH: MIHTPVLSNEVLETFKEIKSGTIVDCTLGYAGHSSLILEQNGGINLVGCDRDKTAVEYSTKKLEKFGNRVKIYHSKFSEILKHLDVGNIRGILADIGLSSLQIDQNSRGFSLNSDTLDMRMDVSQEKDAKFVINSYSASQLERILREYGELKDAKFIASKIVKAREIKAISTAKELVSIIGDAPMRRSKFQKSSVSKATLVFQAVRIEVNSELDELTTLLTNIRNLNLTNCIVAIISFHSLEDRVVKNTFKEWSKNCICPEFFLKCECGGDHALGEIITKKAVTPSQKEMKENSRSRCAKMRVFKIK; the protein is encoded by the coding sequence TTGATACATACTCCAGTTTTATCTAATGAGGTTTTAGAGACATTTAAAGAGATAAAAAGTGGCACTATTGTGGATTGCACACTTGGATATGCTGGGCATAGTAGTTTGATTTTAGAACAAAACGGGGGTATAAATTTAGTAGGTTGTGATAGAGATAAAACAGCAGTTGAGTACTCAACTAAAAAGCTTGAAAAATTTGGTAATAGAGTAAAAATTTATCACTCTAAATTTAGCGAAATTTTAAAGCATTTAGATGTTGGGAATATAAGAGGAATTCTTGCTGATATCGGACTTTCATCACTTCAAATAGATCAAAATAGTAGGGGTTTTTCTCTAAATAGTGATACTTTAGATATGAGAATGGATGTCAGTCAAGAAAAAGATGCTAAATTTGTGATAAATTCCTACTCAGCTAGCCAGTTAGAAAGAATTTTAAGAGAGTATGGTGAGTTAAAAGATGCTAAATTTATAGCTTCTAAAATAGTAAAAGCAAGAGAGATTAAAGCAATATCAACCGCTAAAGAGTTAGTAAGTATCATAGGAGATGCTCCTATGAGAAGAAGCAAATTCCAAAAAAGCTCTGTAAGCAAAGCAACACTTGTTTTTCAAGCGGTTCGTATAGAGGTAAATTCCGAACTAGATGAGCTAACAACTCTACTAACAAATATAAGAAATTTAAATTTAACTAACTGTATAGTAGCTATAATATCATTTCACTCTTTAGAAGATAGAGTGGTAAAAAACACCTTTAAAGAGTGGAGTAAAAACTGCATTTGTCCTGAGTTTTTTTTAAAGTGTGAGTGTGGAGGAGATCACGCATTAGGTGAGATAATAACTAAAAAAGCAGTAACTCCAAGTCAAAAAGAGATGAAAGAAAATTCAAGAAGTAGATGCGCAAAAATGAGGGTTTTTAAGATAAAATGA
- a CDS encoding class II aldolase and adducin N-terminal domain-containing protein, with protein MDQKNTLDLMKRLSLSMFRKSFFGIYHGSLSARISLTKFTINKKDAIFDGLQDKDFITIDEKRDYKWDEASIDSEIHLNIYKTIYEAKFIAFAMPPNTVAYSLNHDYIMPDDYFGKMHFSKIKIYDPKNMDDWYERAPYEISKTMIKNRINFLIIRGYGIVLHSRSLNELAKTVALIDNSVKILQHKALS; from the coding sequence TTGGATCAAAAAAACACTCTAGATCTGATGAAAAGACTATCGCTTTCTATGTTTAGAAAGAGTTTTTTTGGAATTTATCATGGCTCTTTGTCAGCTAGAATCTCGCTTACAAAATTTACTATAAACAAAAAAGATGCGATATTTGATGGTTTACAAGATAAAGATTTTATAACAATTGATGAAAAAAGAGATTATAAATGGGATGAAGCAAGTATTGATAGCGAAATTCATCTAAATATATATAAAACTATCTATGAAGCTAAATTTATAGCTTTTGCGATGCCACCAAATACCGTTGCTTACTCACTAAATCACGACTATATCATGCCAGATGACTACTTTGGTAAGATGCATTTTAGTAAGATAAAAATTTACGATCCTAAAAATATGGATGATTGGTATGAAAGAGCCCCTTATGAGATAAGTAAAACAATGATAAAAAACCGTATAAATTTCTTAATAATAAGAGGTTATGGGATAGTTCTTCACTCAAGAAGCTTAAATGAATTAGCAAAAACTGTAGCTTTGATAGATAATAGTGTAAAAATTCTTCAGCACAAAGCTCTTTCTTAG